One region of Haloterrigena salifodinae genomic DNA includes:
- a CDS encoding glycoside hydrolase family 68 protein has product MVDKSANIELSRRSILKTTGAIGAAGLALPFGTGSGAALETGEASQWTREHANSIELTDDTTAPVINENSDVISDDYWIWDTWPLRYRDGSIAKINGWQVVFSLTASKDLVPGARHNEATIRYFYSRNGHDWQEGGTAFENPLGHHQWAGSAMYDQSEDQIYHFYTATSPEPEFRQRLALGKGASLRTSPHGVELTGDQEHVIIGEADGDLYQTLEQSREQGIVYAFRDPWYFEHPETGEDLVVFEGNTPTEGDSPDDPQSYNGNVGVMRATNDELTEWELLPPNLEAIEVNQQLERPHYVFNNGKWYLFVLSHKFTFAPGLSGPDALYGFVSDSLYGEYEPLNGSGLVLANPESAPFQAYSWLAMPHGNDVLIESFENFRGLDDTSRGEIGLDEVGHLPPEEQKELFGGTLAPSLKLQLEGTETRVVSELNDGHFLPSGGSNKGANGNNR; this is encoded by the coding sequence ATGGTAGATAAGAGTGCTAATATTGAGCTAAGCAGGCGCAGTATACTCAAAACAACTGGCGCAATTGGTGCGGCCGGTCTCGCGCTACCGTTTGGGACTGGCTCCGGAGCCGCTCTCGAGACAGGTGAAGCGAGCCAGTGGACTCGCGAACACGCAAACAGTATCGAACTTACAGACGATACGACTGCTCCGGTCATCAATGAGAACTCCGACGTAATCTCGGACGATTACTGGATCTGGGACACCTGGCCGCTTCGATACCGCGACGGCTCGATTGCAAAGATCAACGGCTGGCAGGTCGTCTTCTCCCTCACGGCGTCAAAGGACCTCGTGCCGGGTGCTCGGCACAATGAAGCGACGATTCGCTACTTCTATTCCCGGAATGGTCATGACTGGCAGGAGGGCGGGACGGCCTTCGAGAACCCGCTTGGGCACCACCAGTGGGCCGGCTCTGCGATGTACGATCAGAGCGAGGACCAGATTTACCACTTCTACACAGCGACCAGCCCGGAACCGGAGTTCCGCCAGCGACTCGCACTCGGCAAGGGCGCGTCCCTCCGGACCAGTCCGCACGGCGTCGAGCTGACCGGTGACCAGGAGCACGTTATCATCGGTGAAGCCGACGGGGACCTCTATCAGACCCTAGAGCAGTCCCGGGAGCAGGGCATCGTCTACGCGTTCCGTGACCCGTGGTACTTCGAGCATCCCGAGACTGGCGAGGATCTCGTCGTGTTCGAGGGGAACACGCCCACGGAAGGCGATAGCCCGGATGATCCGCAAAGCTACAACGGGAACGTTGGCGTAATGCGAGCGACCAACGACGAACTCACCGAGTGGGAGCTCCTCCCGCCTAACCTGGAGGCGATCGAGGTCAACCAACAGTTGGAACGCCCGCATTACGTCTTCAATAACGGAAAGTGGTATCTGTTCGTCCTCAGCCACAAGTTTACGTTCGCTCCCGGCCTCAGCGGTCCCGACGCGCTGTACGGGTTCGTGAGCGATTCGCTCTACGGTGAGTACGAACCGCTCAACGGGAGCGGACTGGTCCTCGCAAACCCCGAGTCGGCTCCCTTCCAGGCGTATTCGTGGCTGGCGATGCCCCACGGGAACGACGTGCTGATCGAAAGCTTCGAGAACTTCCGCGGACTCGACGATACGTCTCGGGGCGAGATCGGCCTTGACGAGGTCGGCCATCTGCCCCCCGAAGAGCAGAAGGAACTGTTCGGTGGGACGCTGGCGCCGAGTCTGAAGCTACAACTCGAGGGGACTGAAACACGGGTCGTCAGCGAACTTAATGACGGCCACTTTCTTCCCTCGGGCGGATCGAACAAGGGGGCGAACGGAAATAATCGGTAA
- a CDS encoding universal stress protein — protein MNEGSYSREPSREPELRTILLGVGGRDDSRVDALVDVVKEVASSNTTVIIVHVFDTDSYKETVKQVANTEDEHIEPDELAAQMSTTEEITGRLKADSIDYEARATTGRKGDGVVEIAKEVDADRVIIGGRQRSPAGKALFGSTAQKVMLNAPCPVTFVRDRK, from the coding sequence ATGAACGAAGGATCATACTCTAGAGAGCCGTCACGCGAACCCGAACTGCGAACAATTCTGCTCGGCGTTGGCGGGCGTGATGACTCCCGTGTCGACGCACTCGTGGATGTCGTCAAAGAAGTAGCCTCCAGTAACACCACGGTAATCATCGTCCACGTTTTCGATACGGATTCCTACAAAGAAACGGTCAAGCAGGTAGCGAATACGGAGGACGAACACATCGAACCTGACGAACTAGCTGCTCAGATGAGCACTACCGAGGAGATTACTGGCCGCCTGAAAGCTGATTCGATCGACTACGAGGCTCGCGCGACAACCGGCAGAAAGGGAGACGGGGTTGTCGAGATCGCCAAGGAGGTCGACGCTGATCGCGTGATCATCGGCGGCCGGCAACGCTCTCCCGCCGGAAAGGCACTCTTCGGGAGCACGGCACAGAAAGTCATGCTGAACGCGCCCTGTCCGGTCACGTTCGTCCGCGATCGAAAGTGA
- a CDS encoding glycoside hydrolase family 32 protein codes for MSLHGVTTVEELGIDPQPPDLIDETYKPVHKWGQRPAGFLVGSRFADADLFESCDGNRVHTQPSRSESTPRVAYERRIPKRGTVLASAAVGETDVPRENSVIGWQVGAGTVVGIGQHFTFDGVPSEYLTTLRMILRGTIKHIARGEAAMYTRPRSGAELTQVRTEIDDDPHRPSYHFTPPANWMNDPNGLVKCNGEYHLFYQYNPAGPYHGSIHWGHAVSDDLVHWEDRPIALEPDAGGPDRHGCWSGCTVLDDDVPTFVYTGGDGHDQLPCLARAADDDLDTWQKSPQNPIITDPPERPQILANDDWNAEFRDHDVWKEDGTWYHLIGSGTEDAGGTALLYQSDDLLDWAYVGPILVGDRDEDGPIWECPELLDFGDLQLLQVSNYDKVAYFLGTFDGQTFNREDSGTLDHGNYYAAQSIPDGDGRYLSWGWIREDRSASAQWDAGWSGAMSVPRSLSLSSDGTLVVQPAEELTRLRGERETIDRQTLSPDDPSPCDGVSGDALEIQLELELDGADAFELVVACSDDSEERTSIRYTDGNRLIVDREHSSLSDAANSDPQSIDEVPQSDDGIVHLHVLVDASVIEVFVNDRTSVSSRIYPTRPDSTGVSLEAVGGAVELYSADMWSLESAFTDDSSAEATSNPEINLD; via the coding sequence TTGAGTCTACACGGAGTCACGACCGTCGAGGAGTTGGGGATCGATCCGCAGCCGCCGGACCTCATCGACGAGACGTACAAACCAGTCCACAAGTGGGGGCAGCGCCCGGCGGGGTTCCTGGTCGGTTCGCGGTTCGCCGACGCCGACCTGTTCGAGTCATGTGACGGAAACCGCGTTCACACGCAGCCGTCCCGTAGCGAATCGACACCTCGAGTGGCCTACGAACGCCGGATCCCGAAGCGTGGAACGGTTCTCGCGAGCGCCGCTGTCGGTGAGACGGACGTCCCCCGAGAGAACAGCGTCATCGGCTGGCAAGTCGGGGCGGGAACCGTCGTCGGTATCGGCCAACACTTCACGTTCGATGGCGTGCCGTCGGAGTACCTGACGACACTTCGGATGATTCTTCGCGGGACGATCAAGCATATCGCCCGCGGGGAGGCCGCGATGTACACTCGACCGCGGAGTGGCGCGGAACTGACACAGGTCAGGACAGAGATTGACGATGATCCTCACCGCCCCTCGTACCATTTTACGCCACCGGCAAACTGGATGAACGATCCGAACGGACTAGTCAAATGCAACGGCGAGTATCACCTGTTCTACCAGTACAACCCGGCTGGACCGTACCACGGATCGATCCACTGGGGGCATGCGGTGAGCGACGACCTCGTTCACTGGGAGGATAGGCCCATCGCGCTAGAGCCCGACGCAGGGGGACCGGACCGGCACGGGTGTTGGTCAGGCTGTACGGTACTTGATGACGACGTCCCCACGTTCGTCTACACCGGCGGCGACGGACATGATCAGCTCCCCTGTCTCGCTCGCGCGGCTGATGACGACCTCGATACCTGGCAGAAGTCCCCACAGAATCCGATCATCACCGACCCTCCCGAGCGGCCGCAGATCCTCGCGAACGACGACTGGAACGCCGAGTTTCGCGACCACGACGTCTGGAAGGAGGACGGAACCTGGTATCACCTCATCGGCTCCGGGACCGAGGATGCCGGTGGAACGGCGCTGTTGTATCAGTCGGACGATCTTCTCGATTGGGCGTACGTCGGTCCAATCCTAGTCGGAGACCGCGACGAAGACGGGCCGATCTGGGAGTGCCCGGAACTACTCGACTTTGGTGACCTGCAGCTGCTGCAGGTCTCGAACTACGACAAGGTCGCGTACTTCCTCGGAACGTTCGACGGTCAGACGTTCAACCGAGAGGACTCGGGGACGCTCGATCACGGGAACTACTACGCCGCCCAATCAATCCCCGACGGCGACGGGCGGTACCTCTCGTGGGGCTGGATCCGTGAGGATCGCAGTGCGTCCGCGCAGTGGGACGCGGGGTGGTCTGGTGCCATGTCTGTCCCTCGTTCGCTCTCGCTTTCGTCCGACGGTACTCTTGTAGTGCAGCCGGCCGAGGAACTCACTCGTCTTCGGGGAGAACGCGAGACGATCGACCGTCAGACGCTCTCCCCGGACGATCCGTCACCGTGTGACGGTGTCTCTGGCGACGCACTGGAAATTCAACTCGAACTGGAACTTGACGGTGCTGACGCGTTCGAGCTTGTCGTCGCATGCTCCGATGACAGCGAGGAACGAACATCGATCCGGTACACGGACGGCAATCGTCTGATCGTCGATCGTGAACACTCCAGCCTCTCGGACGCCGCAAATTCCGATCCGCAGTCAATCGACGAGGTACCCCAGTCCGACGACGGCATCGTGCACCTGCACGTGCTCGTCGACGCTTCAGTCATCGAAGTGTTCGTCAACGACCGAACCAGTGTGAGCAGCCGAATCTACCCGACTCGGCCCGATAGCACCGGCGTCTCGCTCGAGGCGGTCGGCGGAGCCGTCGAACTCTACTCGGCAGACATGTGGTCGCTGG
- a CDS encoding ABC transporter substrate-binding protein, whose amino-acid sequence MANQPDQINYNPFGQQTPGVLNKIIFEQGARWHADEEEWVPLLVENWEYPSTVQSGATVQFDLSDTYTWFNGDAYTAEDFVGQMRWRNVNNDAVWDFLDDVEQTGEYSVEMTLAEKIDTQLFENALFGMGDAPTNWTFKFDVFRDYLERMEDAGSDEDQSAILQELAEWNVSLNEAREKGLGNGPFMPSEATANQLLLEKYEDYQNPHITADDIAFDTMEALPLQGPQEKLRSLRNNEVDALHNVAFNSAQADQIPDNYESVRFYSHSGESISFNCRREPLDNQQVRWALSNVLQASHDTLMQNLPLSDVNKERVDLSAGMSQPLIDEWLGDVKGQFMQFDGGTERATELLRDEGFTQENGTWYKPDGEQFTLTFRDAGFHSNRTETASRILSDFGIETEAIIVEDTTYFGQTIPERDYDLTNWWVGQSAPLPYEGFQNHLVNEAWVTAYPLGVPSVSEWNGEGTSEFIVEVPPIGEPDGEPREMNIRERLQAIARGQSKEEQRPHIQQLAWFWNWMDASWGPWTLYIASEYYNTENWNWPANDSAIMKTPSVQDWPVRQGQPTPNE is encoded by the coding sequence ATGGCCAACCAGCCGGATCAGATCAACTACAACCCCTTCGGACAGCAGACTCCCGGCGTCTTGAACAAGATCATCTTCGAGCAAGGCGCGCGATGGCATGCCGACGAGGAAGAATGGGTGCCACTACTCGTCGAGAACTGGGAATACCCGTCGACGGTCCAGTCTGGGGCGACTGTTCAGTTCGACCTGTCTGATACGTATACGTGGTTCAACGGAGACGCGTACACGGCCGAAGACTTCGTGGGCCAAATGCGCTGGCGGAACGTGAACAACGACGCCGTCTGGGACTTTCTCGACGATGTCGAGCAGACGGGCGAATACAGCGTCGAGATGACGCTCGCAGAGAAGATCGACACTCAACTGTTCGAGAACGCGCTGTTCGGGATGGGCGACGCCCCGACCAACTGGACATTCAAATTCGACGTCTTCAGGGACTATCTCGAGCGCATGGAAGATGCTGGGTCTGACGAAGACCAGAGTGCGATCCTCCAAGAACTCGCCGAATGGAACGTTTCTCTCAACGAGGCCCGTGAGAAAGGGCTCGGGAACGGGCCGTTTATGCCGTCGGAGGCGACGGCAAACCAGCTCCTCCTAGAGAAGTACGAGGACTACCAGAACCCTCACATCACGGCGGACGACATCGCGTTCGATACGATGGAGGCGCTGCCGCTCCAGGGGCCTCAGGAGAAGCTCCGATCGCTGCGCAATAACGAGGTAGATGCGCTTCACAACGTGGCGTTCAACTCGGCACAGGCAGACCAGATCCCGGACAACTACGAGTCCGTCAGGTTCTACAGCCATAGCGGCGAGTCGATCTCATTCAACTGCCGCCGCGAGCCTCTCGACAACCAGCAGGTCCGGTGGGCGCTCTCGAACGTGCTGCAAGCGAGCCATGACACGCTGATGCAGAACCTGCCACTCTCGGACGTGAACAAGGAGCGCGTCGATCTGTCCGCGGGAATGTCACAGCCGCTCATCGATGAGTGGCTCGGAGACGTCAAAGGTCAGTTCATGCAGTTCGACGGCGGGACCGAACGAGCTACAGAACTCCTTCGGGACGAAGGGTTCACCCAGGAGAACGGTACGTGGTACAAGCCCGACGGCGAGCAGTTCACGCTCACGTTCAGGGACGCCGGTTTCCACAGCAATCGGACGGAAACTGCGTCGCGGATCCTGAGCGACTTCGGTATCGAGACCGAAGCGATCATCGTCGAGGATACCACGTACTTCGGACAGACGATCCCCGAGCGGGACTACGATCTCACTAACTGGTGGGTCGGCCAGTCCGCACCGCTTCCGTACGAGGGATTCCAGAACCACCTCGTCAACGAGGCGTGGGTGACCGCGTACCCACTCGGCGTACCCTCCGTCTCGGAGTGGAACGGGGAGGGTACCAGCGAGTTCATCGTCGAGGTTCCGCCGATCGGTGAGCCCGACGGGGAGCCTCGAGAGATGAACATCCGGGAACGCCTCCAGGCGATCGCGCGAGGCCAGAGCAAGGAAGAACAGCGGCCGCACATCCAGCAGCTAGCGTGGTTCTGGAATTGGATGGACGCTTCTTGGGGACCATGGACACTGTACATCGCCTCTGAGTACTACAACACCGAGAACTGGAACTGGCCCGCAAACGACAGTGCGATCATGAAGACACCGAGTGTGCAAGACTGGCCTGTCCGCCAGGGCCAGCCGACGCCCAACGAATAA
- a CDS encoding TrmB family transcriptional regulator sugar-binding domain-containing protein: protein MDGRDLRTALKRFGLSEKEVAAYLTSIGHGKIKMSDLADEADISVRHAYKVADRLEQRGLIVVNDHTTPTTLNAIHPSEAISQLKENLSTIESELITRFKEASFESKTEVYKSKPTLFKRLRESILKAENEILLSLPVEAVPDIADDLRRALDRGVFILLLVTNTKTAVSRDSTIASVMRISEGDFPAMMCVDRRDGIFSPPDLLRHAYSSKQGISLQQNSFIPILISAFLGNFWGAGYEAYISRPNNLPQEYTAFCHAVVDATCKLRQNTELYAEIKARAVSVGDGFETIRGQVTNVQQSIIAPESSSRAIKNTLFIESEDTVVSIGGPGAFMEDFEAKMIRLSTDVGTR, encoded by the coding sequence ATGGACGGTAGAGATCTTAGAACAGCTCTTAAGCGATTCGGACTCTCTGAGAAGGAAGTAGCAGCATACCTCACCTCCATCGGGCATGGTAAAATTAAGATGAGCGATTTAGCTGATGAAGCAGACATTTCAGTTCGACATGCGTACAAGGTCGCCGATCGACTTGAACAGCGGGGTCTCATAGTCGTCAATGACCATACTACACCGACAACATTGAATGCAATCCACCCTTCTGAGGCAATATCTCAATTGAAGGAAAACCTATCAACAATTGAATCAGAACTTATCACACGTTTCAAAGAGGCTTCGTTCGAGTCGAAGACAGAGGTCTACAAATCTAAACCAACCCTTTTCAAACGTCTCCGGGAGAGTATTTTGAAAGCAGAAAATGAGATTTTATTATCGCTTCCAGTCGAAGCGGTGCCTGACATTGCTGATGACCTACGAAGAGCGCTTGACCGAGGTGTATTTATCCTTCTGTTAGTGACTAATACAAAAACAGCAGTCTCTAGAGACAGTACAATCGCATCCGTTATGCGTATATCTGAAGGTGATTTTCCTGCGATGATGTGTGTTGACCGTAGGGATGGAATTTTTTCACCGCCAGACCTGCTCCGCCATGCCTATTCATCTAAGCAAGGTATCTCTCTTCAACAAAACTCCTTCATACCAATTCTAATCAGTGCCTTTCTAGGTAACTTCTGGGGTGCAGGATACGAAGCCTACATTAGTCGGCCGAATAATCTTCCCCAAGAATACACCGCGTTTTGTCACGCAGTAGTAGATGCTACGTGCAAATTGAGGCAAAATACAGAACTCTACGCAGAAATAAAAGCTCGAGCTGTGTCTGTTGGTGACGGATTTGAAACCATTCGTGGACAAGTCACTAATGTACAACAGTCAATCATTGCCCCAGAGTCAAGTTCTCGTGCTATCAAAAATACTCTTTTTATAGAGAGCGAGGATACTGTAGTATCTATTGGTGGGCCAGGAGCATTTATGGAAGATTTTGAAGCAAAGATGATTAGGTTATCCACAGATGTAGGAACTAGGTGA